In Candidatus Bathyarchaeota archaeon, a genomic segment contains:
- a CDS encoding PIN domain-containing protein translates to MIYVDTSLVISYMDLRDPNHDKAVKLIEAFRSERYVVSMLVLVELASVYSRAMFEKPLELALYSLEKVGAKLVKLNFDDLLKQAFKLAPILRLRTLDLLHISACKSLGADKLITFDHDILKKAETITKTVGLKIVGV, encoded by the coding sequence TTGATATACGTCGATACAAGCCTAGTCATATCCTACATGGACCTGAGGGACCCGAATCATGATAAGGCGGTTAAGCTGATAGAAGCGTTTCGTAGTGAAAGATATGTGGTGAGCATGCTCGTTCTAGTAGAGTTGGCATCGGTTTATTCGAGGGCCATGTTCGAAAAGCCTTTGGAGTTGGCCCTGTACTCTCTCGAAAAGGTGGGGGCTAAGCTTGTGAAACTGAATTTCGACGATTTGTTAAAACAGGCCTTTAAGTTGGCACCGATACTTAGGCTTAGAACCCTAGACCTACTACACATCAGCGCGTGCAAATCTCTGGGAGCGGATAAACTCATCACGTTCGACCACGATATACTGAAGAAAGCAGAAACGATAACAAAAACCGTAGGCTTAAAGATAGTGGGAGTTTAA
- a CDS encoding type II toxin-antitoxin system VapC family toxin: MSYVFDSSSIFHALKRRRVDVLAGNYTVSLTRYELGNILWKEEVLHKRITSVELERLIGFLKRVLDKMKVLKIECCETEVLNIARSLEISFYDASYVFLAKKIGVPLITEDLKLIQRAKPLVDTLTLNDIIGPF, from the coding sequence ATGAGCTATGTCTTCGATTCCTCCAGCATATTCCATGCGTTAAAGAGGAGGAGAGTAGATGTTTTAGCAGGCAACTATACCGTCAGCCTCACCAGGTATGAGTTGGGGAATATCCTCTGGAAGGAAGAGGTCTTACATAAGCGTATTACAAGCGTAGAATTGGAGAGGCTTATCGGTTTTTTGAAGAGAGTTCTGGATAAGATGAAAGTACTCAAGATAGAATGCTGCGAAACTGAAGTGCTGAATATAGCCAGAAGCCTGGAAATCAGTTTCTACGATGCATCCTATGTTTTCCTCGCTAAAAAAATAGGCGTCCCCCTGATCACAGAAGATTTAAAGCTTATACAGAGGGCGAAACCACTTGTCGACACCTTGACTTTGAATGATATTATAGGGCCTTTCTAG
- the feoB gene encoding ferrous iron transport protein B, which translates to MPKPKRVVRIALAGNANVGKSTFFNQITGASQHVGNWPGKTVEKVEGFVKFGPYEIYMLDLPGIYSLSAYSEEEVVAREYIAVEKPDVVIDIVDASALERNLYLTLQLLELEVPLVVGLNMVDVAAKKGFRIDVDRLSKVLGVPVVPMVAVSGRGVGEVLSKAVAVALGSEKVKPLKITYGKEVEEAVEKIARLILAKLPSLCKTYPARWLAIKLLEEDEDIIDKVLKAPNGSEVLDSAREIIRKLEEVHGESSQVVIASERYSLIGRIVEEVLKVEKRSLMTLSDRLDLLTTHRVWGYLILSAVVASVFTSVFMVGDFLSGLIEEWVSALITPLVPRNIGFVSGLVDGFIAGLVLVIPYVIPFYLLLFFLEDSGYLPRAAFLLDSLMHWVGLHGKAFIPLLLGYGCNVPACLGCRIMETAREKTILGLMITMIPCAARTIIILSLVGSYLGVHVALAIYALDLAVVFLVGRLANMAVAGKPIGLIMEMPPYRVPSLKVILVETYVRVKDFIFIAFPLLILGSGFVGALGDLGLSEALSNTLSPFLNVVLGLPGVTAIPLIFGILRKELTIAMLAEVAGTMDFSKVLTPRQMIVFSVFTVFYIPCIATIAAMFREYRLKKTVIISLANIAVATLVSILVNLALMSAGVV; encoded by the coding sequence TTGCCTAAGCCTAAACGTGTGGTTAGGATAGCCCTGGCGGGTAACGCTAACGTGGGGAAGTCTACTTTCTTCAACCAGATAACCGGGGCGTCTCAACACGTCGGCAACTGGCCTGGTAAAACGGTCGAGAAGGTTGAGGGCTTCGTTAAGTTCGGACCGTACGAGATATACATGCTAGACCTCCCAGGTATATACTCGCTTTCGGCTTACAGCGAGGAGGAGGTCGTGGCCCGGGAATACATAGCGGTCGAGAAGCCTGACGTCGTCATCGACATAGTCGACGCGTCGGCCTTGGAGAGAAACCTCTACCTGACCCTGCAGCTTCTGGAGCTTGAGGTCCCCTTGGTAGTAGGGTTAAACATGGTGGATGTGGCTGCTAAGAAGGGTTTCCGGATAGATGTCGACAGGCTCTCCAAGGTCTTAGGGGTTCCTGTAGTGCCTATGGTCGCTGTGAGCGGGAGGGGGGTCGGTGAGGTTTTAAGCAAGGCGGTAGCGGTCGCGCTGGGTAGTGAGAAGGTTAAACCGTTGAAGATTACCTATGGTAAAGAGGTTGAAGAGGCGGTCGAAAAGATCGCACGGCTCATTCTCGCGAAGCTTCCTAGTTTGTGTAAGACTTATCCTGCTAGATGGCTTGCGATAAAGCTGCTCGAGGAGGATGAGGATATAATCGACAAGGTTCTTAAGGCACCAAACGGTTCAGAAGTCTTGGATTCGGCCAGAGAAATAATTCGCAAGCTTGAGGAGGTCCACGGCGAAAGTTCTCAAGTAGTCATAGCCTCTGAACGATACTCCCTCATAGGCCGTATAGTCGAGGAAGTCCTCAAGGTCGAGAAACGGTCTCTGATGACTCTCAGCGACCGTTTAGACCTTTTGACGACCCATAGGGTTTGGGGCTACCTCATACTCTCGGCTGTCGTAGCCTCGGTGTTCACGTCTGTTTTCATGGTTGGAGACTTCCTAAGCGGCCTTATAGAGGAGTGGGTTTCAGCTCTTATAACGCCGTTGGTTCCGAGGAACATAGGCTTCGTCAGCGGCCTCGTAGATGGATTCATAGCGGGGTTGGTGCTAGTGATCCCCTACGTGATTCCTTTCTACCTTCTACTATTCTTCCTCGAGGATTCAGGCTACCTACCGAGGGCGGCCTTCCTTTTAGATAGTCTCATGCATTGGGTCGGGCTTCACGGTAAAGCCTTCATCCCTCTCTTACTTGGATACGGATGTAACGTCCCTGCGTGTCTCGGTTGTAGGATAATGGAGACGGCTAGGGAGAAGACGATACTTGGGCTTATGATAACTATGATCCCATGCGCCGCCAGGACGATAATAATACTAAGCCTTGTGGGAAGCTATCTCGGGGTGCACGTCGCCCTAGCCATATACGCGTTAGACCTAGCCGTGGTCTTCCTCGTAGGTAGGCTCGCCAACATGGCCGTAGCCGGTAAGCCGATAGGGCTTATAATGGAGATGCCCCCCTACAGAGTGCCAAGCCTTAAGGTTATACTGGTCGAGACATACGTGAGGGTTAAGGACTTCATATTCATAGCCTTTCCCCTTCTGATCCTCGGTAGCGGCTTCGTAGGGGCCTTAGGCGACCTAGGCTTATCAGAAGCCCTATCGAACACGTTAAGCCCGTTCCTAAACGTCGTCCTAGGCCTACCCGGTGTAACGGCTATCCCGTTGATATTCGGGATCCTACGTAAGGAGCTTACCATAGCCATGCTGGCCGAGGTGGCGGGAACCATGGACTTCAGCAAGGTCCTGACGCCTAGGCAGATGATAGTGTTCAGCGTCTTCACGGTCTTCTACATCCCCTGCATAGCCACCATAGCGGCGATGTTCAGGGAGTATCGGTTGAAAAAGACGGTCATAATATCCTTAGCTAACATAGCCGTCGCGACGCTCGTATCCATACTGGTAAACCTAGCCTTAATGTCGGCGGGTGTAGTCTAG
- a CDS encoding neutral/alkaline non-lysosomal ceramidase N-terminal domain-containing protein — protein MRLLAGFSKRDITPSLDRKVYLAGFGRNRVAEGIHDKLWVRCMALSDGRSTLVLAVLDLIGLFYEPYTVELRKMFKNMHLVVASTHNHNGPDTLGLWGPNVFTSGVDSKYMDFLIRQISSCISEALERLKPVYLRVATDDRSELAEMQGDGRPPVVKDPTLNIVQALEDSGRPVFTLIQWSNHPETLGGSNTLITADFPGVVCDRVEKETGGGALYVNGAIGGLLSPLSMEKPLTDPDTGKPVERKSFREMEILGLKIAEIALNAVEEGETVEEADVKVRFKQVFIPLRNRVFRALAGLGVLKRPLYTCGRLDQRTGRINIPGFGEVEAALGEDVLSEVGVLDIGPVQAVLIPGEIYPELVNGGLARLPGADYPDAPFEPVIRSHMTGRYKLVIGLADDEIGYIIPMCEWDDEPPWLNNSEEPTYGEINSLGYDTASVICESLKELLEKPSQ, from the coding sequence ATGCGTCTTCTAGCCGGTTTCTCTAAGAGGGATATCACTCCGAGCTTAGATAGGAAGGTTTACCTAGCAGGTTTCGGAAGAAACCGGGTTGCAGAAGGCATTCACGATAAGCTTTGGGTTAGATGCATGGCTTTAAGTGATGGAAGGTCTACGCTCGTATTGGCGGTTTTAGACCTTATAGGACTTTTCTACGAGCCATATACGGTAGAGCTTAGGAAGATGTTTAAAAACATGCATCTAGTCGTCGCTTCAACCCATAACCATAACGGTCCAGATACCCTCGGCCTCTGGGGGCCAAACGTCTTCACAAGCGGCGTAGATTCAAAATACATGGACTTTCTAATACGTCAAATATCATCCTGCATAAGCGAGGCGTTAGAACGTTTGAAACCGGTGTATCTGAGGGTTGCAACCGACGATAGAAGCGAGCTTGCGGAGATGCAGGGTGACGGTAGACCACCTGTGGTCAAAGACCCTACGCTTAACATCGTCCAAGCTCTCGAAGACTCAGGTAGACCCGTTTTCACGCTCATCCAGTGGAGCAACCATCCTGAAACCCTCGGAGGGTCAAACACGTTGATAACGGCGGATTTCCCCGGTGTTGTATGCGACAGGGTGGAAAAGGAGACAGGCGGTGGAGCTTTATACGTCAACGGTGCGATAGGGGGGCTACTGTCACCGTTGAGCATGGAAAAGCCCCTGACAGACCCCGACACCGGTAAACCGGTCGAACGTAAATCCTTCAGAGAAATGGAGATTTTAGGCTTAAAGATAGCGGAGATAGCCTTAAACGCCGTCGAGGAGGGAGAGACGGTCGAGGAGGCCGATGTTAAGGTTAGATTCAAACAGGTGTTCATACCGTTAAGAAACAGGGTTTTCAGAGCGTTAGCAGGTCTAGGGGTTTTGAAGAGGCCGCTTTACACATGTGGGAGGCTCGACCAGAGGACCGGTAGGATTAACATTCCGGGATTTGGAGAGGTTGAGGCTGCTCTAGGCGAGGATGTCCTATCAGAGGTAGGTGTCTTAGATATAGGGCCCGTTCAAGCCGTTTTGATCCCAGGCGAAATCTATCCTGAGCTTGTGAACGGCGGCTTGGCTAGGCTCCCTGGGGCGGACTACCCAGACGCTCCCTTCGAGCCTGTTATACGTAGCCATATGACCGGAAGATACAAGCTTGTGATAGGGCTGGCAGACGACGAGATAGGATATATAATACCCATGTGCGAGTGGGACGACGAGCCCCCGTGGCTAAACAACTCCGAGGAGCCCACTTATGGAGAGATAAACTCCCTAGGATATGATACCGCCTCGGTGATATGCGAGAGCCTTAAGGAGCTTCTCGAAAAGCCTTCCCAGTAG
- a CDS encoding 50S ribosome-binding GTPase, producing the protein MRDADVVLEVLDARVPLETRSIRVEGLARRRGKPVVIVLNKCDLVPRRVVEGWVRFFEGLGFKTVAMAARSRRGVRRLKKVIRESVSKKPIIVVAVGLPKTGKSTVINALKGRSSASTSPYPGTAGYTKSMQLYRVDDDIKVIDTPGITPSGEDWLETLIRGRPVDSLYNPIRPAVALLKRILGHNPKAVEDAYGITDRDPYIILERLALKRGWRYKDGEPLIEEAARTVIRDYHNAKLRFYRTPPSSTPG; encoded by the coding sequence ATGCGGGATGCAGACGTCGTGCTCGAGGTTTTGGATGCCCGTGTCCCCCTCGAAACCCGTAGCATCAGGGTCGAAGGTCTCGCTAGGAGAAGGGGTAAACCCGTCGTGATAGTTTTGAATAAATGCGACCTCGTCCCAAGGAGGGTCGTCGAGGGCTGGGTTAGGTTTTTCGAGGGATTGGGTTTTAAAACGGTAGCTATGGCCGCTAGGTCGCGGAGGGGTGTACGTCGGCTTAAGAAGGTCATACGCGAATCCGTCTCCAAAAAACCGATAATAGTGGTCGCCGTGGGTCTTCCTAAAACCGGCAAGTCGACCGTGATAAACGCCTTGAAGGGTAGGTCGTCTGCGTCGACGAGCCCCTACCCTGGAACAGCCGGATATACGAAATCGATGCAGCTCTACAGAGTGGATGATGATATAAAGGTTATAGATACGCCTGGGATAACCCCTTCAGGGGAGGATTGGCTTGAAACCCTGATACGGGGCCGCCCGGTCGATAGCCTTTATAATCCTATCAGACCAGCGGTCGCGCTTCTTAAGCGTATACTTGGACATAACCCCAAGGCTGTCGAAGACGCGTACGGGATAACCGACAGAGACCCGTATATCATACTCGAGCGTCTAGCATTAAAACGCGGTTGGCGGTACAAGGACGGTGAGCCGCTCATAGAGGAGGCTGCGCGGACCGTTATAAGAGACTATCATAACGCCAAGCTAAGATTTTACCGTACCCCTCCATCGTCCACTCCCGGCTAG
- a CDS encoding ferrous iron transport protein A, translated as MRSSLRSLPARIEEVVPLTALPEGARGIVVYLYGGRGLVRRLTDMGLTPGVEVTVVRKGFLRGPVQIAVRGTSLALGYGVARRVLVRRV; from the coding sequence ATGCGGAGTAGCCTAAGGAGTTTACCGGCTAGGATCGAGGAAGTCGTCCCGTTAACGGCTTTACCCGAGGGTGCACGTGGTATCGTAGTATATCTTTACGGCGGTAGGGGGCTTGTCAGACGGTTAACCGATATGGGTTTGACCCCTGGTGTCGAGGTTACCGTCGTCAGAAAAGGTTTCCTTAGGGGTCCTGTTCAGATAGCCGTCAGAGGTACGAGTCTGGCTCTGGGCTATGGTGTAGCTAGGAGGGTGTTGGTGAGGAGGGTTTAA
- a CDS encoding ATP-grasp domain-containing protein, which translates to MESLDAVIVRPISRGSLEEIIFRTDLLRAMESLGVYVVNRAEAIERAVDKYLTLFLLEREGIPVPKTVVSENPRASVEAFERLNGRVVLKPIFGSRGTGMTRVRSRHILYRLARVLSYHHSVVYMQEYIPHAKEYIRAFVVGDRVIASMRRVGVSWRTNIARGKT; encoded by the coding sequence GTGGAAAGCCTCGACGCAGTCATAGTTAGACCGATAAGCAGAGGCTCATTAGAGGAGATAATCTTCAGAACCGACCTGCTTAGAGCGATGGAGAGCCTCGGGGTCTACGTCGTCAATAGGGCTGAGGCGATAGAGAGAGCCGTAGATAAGTATCTTACACTCTTTCTACTCGAAAGAGAGGGTATACCTGTTCCTAAGACGGTCGTCAGCGAAAACCCTAGGGCCAGCGTAGAAGCCTTCGAACGGTTAAACGGGAGAGTCGTCCTTAAACCGATATTCGGCTCGAGGGGGACCGGTATGACGAGGGTTAGAAGCCGCCACATATTGTATAGGCTCGCTAGGGTCTTAAGCTACCACCATAGCGTAGTCTATATGCAGGAGTACATACCCCATGCCAAGGAATACATCCGGGCTTTCGTCGTCGGCGACCGGGTTATAGCGTCTATGCGTAGGGTGGGAGTCTCCTGGAGAACAAACATAGCTCGGGGGAAGACCTGA
- a CDS encoding TIGR00266 family protein, with amino-acid sequence MEWSVECKPAYSLLRITLEPGEEVTSEAGAMLLFKGDVDIKTHTGGGLVKGLLRGVLGTESIFLNSYIARNRSELWLAPATPGDIHYIPLSGETYVVQDSSYLAHHGDVDIGVAWRGFRGLIAEGEVFWLKLEGIGGVWVNAYGGLEEVKLADGERVTVDNLHFVAMKGDMDWRVRKFGGWKSFLLGGEGFVLEVKGPGKLLIQTRALPPFARLIAKFTPSRRSGGFRLSFGT; translated from the coding sequence ATGGAATGGTCTGTGGAGTGTAAGCCTGCGTATTCGCTGTTGAGGATAACCTTAGAACCCGGAGAAGAGGTCACCTCCGAGGCAGGCGCGATGCTTCTCTTCAAAGGCGACGTAGACATAAAAACCCACACGGGTGGAGGGCTCGTTAAGGGTCTCCTGAGGGGGGTATTGGGCACCGAATCGATCTTTCTGAACTCCTACATAGCTAGAAACCGTTCAGAACTATGGCTCGCACCAGCGACCCCAGGGGATATCCACTACATCCCTCTATCCGGGGAGACTTATGTTGTCCAAGACTCGTCATATCTCGCCCACCACGGTGACGTAGACATCGGAGTCGCCTGGAGAGGGTTTAGGGGGCTCATAGCCGAGGGCGAGGTTTTCTGGCTTAAACTAGAGGGAATCGGAGGTGTATGGGTTAACGCGTATGGCGGCTTAGAGGAGGTCAAGCTGGCTGATGGCGAAAGGGTCACGGTCGACAACCTACACTTCGTAGCCATGAAGGGTGATATGGACTGGAGGGTTAGGAAGTTTGGGGGCTGGAAGAGCTTCCTGTTAGGCGGCGAAGGGTTCGTTCTCGAGGTTAAGGGTCCTGGAAAGCTCCTCATCCAGACGAGAGCTCTCCCACCGTTTGCAAGGCTCATAGCTAAATTCACCCCTAGCCGAAGGTCAGGTGGTTTTAGGCTGAGCTTCGGGACATAG
- the cofE gene encoding coenzyme F420-0:L-glutamate ligase, with the protein MVIEIRIYGLEGIPEVKPGDDLATLIIEAADREGIGLMDGDVVVVSQKVVSKAEGRVVRLDTVQPSRFALNLAEAEGKDPRLVELILREAKRIVKARDGHIITETLHGFVCANSGVDRSNIPGEDVVSLLPVDPDESARRIRDRIREIKGVDVAVVVTDTFGRAWRVGQVNFAVGVSGMKPLIDYRGVLDAYGYVLKATSIAVADEVAAAAELVMGKVSRIPVAVVRGLRFIRGEGSARELVRPIKRDLFR; encoded by the coding sequence ATGGTAATCGAGATACGCATATACGGTTTGGAGGGAATCCCGGAGGTTAAGCCAGGAGACGATCTGGCGACTCTTATAATCGAAGCCGCCGACAGGGAAGGTATAGGTCTGATGGACGGCGACGTGGTCGTGGTTTCCCAGAAAGTCGTCTCCAAAGCCGAGGGTAGGGTCGTTCGTCTAGACACCGTTCAGCCGTCTAGGTTCGCCTTGAACCTAGCGGAGGCCGAGGGGAAAGACCCTAGACTTGTTGAGCTTATCCTCAGGGAGGCTAAACGCATAGTCAAAGCCAGGGATGGGCATATAATCACCGAGACCCTTCACGGCTTCGTATGCGCAAACTCAGGCGTAGACCGGTCGAATATCCCAGGTGAGGACGTGGTCTCATTGCTCCCAGTAGACCCTGACGAGTCTGCAAGAAGGATCCGAGACCGCATCAGAGAGATCAAAGGTGTGGATGTGGCGGTCGTGGTGACCGATACTTTCGGTAGAGCATGGCGTGTCGGCCAGGTAAACTTCGCCGTAGGGGTGTCTGGGATGAAACCGTTGATAGACTATAGGGGCGTCCTCGACGCGTATGGCTACGTGCTTAAAGCCACTTCTATAGCGGTCGCAGACGAGGTCGCGGCAGCCGCCGAGCTCGTCATGGGTAAGGTCTCGAGGATACCGGTGGCCGTGGTGAGGGGTTTAAGGTTTATCCGAGGCGAAGGCTCGGCGAGAGAGCTTGTGAGACCGATAAAGAGAGACCTCTTCCGCTAG
- a CDS encoding metal-dependent transcriptional regulator — protein sequence MSSEAVENYLETIYLISKRKGYARVSDISTALKVKAPTVTEMVQKLADRGLVMYERYKRDIRLTSKGEEKAKRVIERHRILKAFLQVLGVSEEVAEEDACRIEHYIHPETLERLSKFIEFVQKAPKSPKWLEHFRYFCEKGEHPPCEE from the coding sequence ATGTCTAGCGAGGCTGTCGAAAACTACCTTGAAACGATCTATCTGATTTCTAAGAGGAAGGGTTATGCTAGGGTCTCGGATATCTCTACGGCTTTAAAGGTTAAGGCTCCGACGGTTACGGAGATGGTTCAGAAGCTCGCCGACAGGGGGCTCGTCATGTACGAGCGTTATAAGCGGGATATACGGCTTACGTCTAAGGGGGAGGAGAAGGCTAAGAGGGTTATAGAGAGGCATAGGATTCTGAAGGCGTTTCTACAGGTTCTCGGGGTCAGCGAGGAGGTCGCCGAGGAGGATGCCTGTAGGATAGAGCATTACATACACCCGGAGACCCTGGAGAGGCTTTCCAAGTTCATAGAGTTTGTTCAGAAGGCTCCTAAAAGCCCCAAATGGCTCGAACACTTCAGATACTTCTGCGAGAAAGGTGAGCACCCGCCCTGTGAGGAGTAG
- a CDS encoding ECF transporter S component, producing the protein MSWFRSRTLKVAITSMMAALIVAVSRLPGLPAIGAPTKIEFTTVLYPVIGILLGPELGFVASFLGNFIAWIIPSTTMFGLLVIPAGALASLVAGFLTGRSERGWLYGSAVLAVLIACWYVSPVGFEAPFYPVFHMAALALSLTLGKKLKGLLDSEGKRLVWGSAVTSYVAAMTDSMYGNLAYVGALGIIIPLKEFKSALKAMGILWAKTGIPKPADYLAWIGLPVPEELTLGYLFMAVLPITIAERITITLVSTLISIAVVRAFKTVFTRRQPSKESKKPEEAR; encoded by the coding sequence ATGAGCTGGTTTAGAAGCAGAACCCTGAAGGTCGCGATAACGTCTATGATGGCTGCGTTGATAGTGGCGGTCTCCAGGCTTCCTGGTCTACCGGCCATAGGGGCTCCTACGAAGATAGAGTTCACCACGGTGCTGTACCCGGTCATAGGGATCCTACTGGGTCCGGAGCTCGGCTTCGTGGCCTCGTTTTTAGGCAACTTCATAGCCTGGATTATACCGTCTACGACGATGTTCGGGCTTCTCGTCATACCTGCAGGGGCTTTGGCCTCTCTAGTGGCGGGGTTTTTGACGGGTAGAAGCGAGAGAGGATGGCTCTATGGGTCAGCGGTTCTCGCGGTTCTGATCGCCTGTTGGTACGTGAGCCCGGTGGGGTTCGAGGCGCCTTTTTACCCTGTGTTCCACATGGCCGCGTTAGCCCTCAGCCTAACCTTGGGTAAGAAGCTTAAGGGGCTTTTAGACTCAGAGGGTAAGCGGCTCGTCTGGGGGTCGGCTGTTACTTCGTACGTCGCCGCTATGACCGATAGCATGTACGGAAACTTAGCCTACGTAGGGGCCTTAGGCATCATAATACCCCTTAAAGAGTTCAAAAGCGCTCTTAAAGCCATGGGGATTCTATGGGCTAAAACAGGGATCCCTAAACCAGCGGATTACTTGGCATGGATCGGTCTCCCGGTGCCTGAGGAGCTGACGCTCGGCTACCTGTTCATGGCGGTTCTACCGATAACGATAGCCGAGAGGATTACGATAACCTTAGTTTCGACCTTGATTTCGATAGCAGTCGTAAGGGCCTTCAAGACGGTTTTCACACGTCGACAACCCTCTAAAGAATCCAAGAAGCCTGAAGAGGCTCGATAA
- a CDS encoding serine--tRNA ligase (catalyzes a two-step reaction, first charging a serine molecule by linking its carboxyl group to the alpha-phosphate of ATP, followed by transfer of the aminoacyl-adenylate to its tRNA): MEFKLKGELRASGSLEELKERLASWVEELNRDLLIRGAKKPEDGARISEWMVDGNRLLLTIESGKAVRAHSALLRVRSFLSQRLGRYRLGVRGLKAEEVKVYLDRLTMSAEEARRLLEGLAEVHVLESGSYMVVFKELSGRDLEKGIVDRVLRKIVPVEAVVEETEKPHYVPMGYVLKRSPRKEVKFDGEVSEWAERLGWAKRYPGRGQWILAAPITALLRSLTDMIIEYILKPMGFEEWMLPKLTPMIVMARMPGYFDKLAEGMIYAFTPEREEEALKDFKRRFALTGELDLESLRREVGGPGYVLEPAQCTPFYQFFSGEIVNLDDLPVKIYDRSGWTWRWEGKATRGLERTIEFFRLEAVWMAEPKEVARIRDEIADRSMELADKILDLEVRMVVGAPFYMSSDEASKTQVDISSSEKVPTLDLEAWLPYRGSREDSEWLEIGAYSCHRDKYVKSFRVKEAKGRDVWTGCAGFGMTRWVTAFLAQKGFNPDGWPSEVRQRIGKLPEPVKTVTWPRG, translated from the coding sequence ATGGAGTTTAAGCTTAAAGGCGAGTTACGAGCGAGCGGAAGCCTAGAAGAGCTGAAGGAGCGTTTAGCTTCTTGGGTTGAGGAACTTAACAGGGATCTGCTCATTAGAGGTGCGAAGAAACCCGAGGATGGAGCTAGGATATCTGAGTGGATGGTCGATGGAAATAGGTTGCTTCTGACCATAGAGTCGGGTAAAGCCGTCAGGGCGCATTCGGCCCTATTGAGGGTTAGAAGCTTCCTGTCTCAGAGGCTTGGCCGGTATAGGTTAGGCGTTAGAGGTTTGAAAGCTGAGGAGGTTAAGGTGTATCTCGATAGGCTGACCATGTCGGCGGAGGAGGCTAGAAGGCTCTTAGAGGGCTTAGCTGAGGTTCATGTCTTAGAAAGCGGGAGCTACATGGTGGTCTTCAAGGAGCTCAGTGGTAGAGACTTGGAGAAAGGCATTGTAGATAGGGTTTTGAGAAAGATCGTACCCGTAGAAGCCGTGGTTGAGGAGACCGAGAAGCCTCATTACGTCCCGATGGGCTATGTCTTAAAACGGTCGCCTAGAAAAGAAGTTAAATTCGATGGAGAGGTGTCCGAGTGGGCCGAGAGGCTTGGATGGGCTAAGAGATATCCAGGTAGGGGACAGTGGATACTAGCCGCTCCAATCACGGCGTTACTCAGGAGCTTAACGGATATGATTATCGAGTATATCCTTAAGCCTATGGGCTTCGAGGAGTGGATGCTTCCTAAGCTCACACCCATGATTGTTATGGCTAGGATGCCCGGTTACTTTGATAAACTCGCTGAAGGCATGATTTACGCGTTTACACCTGAGCGTGAAGAGGAGGCTTTGAAGGATTTCAAACGTAGGTTTGCGCTTACAGGTGAACTCGACCTGGAGTCTCTGAGGAGGGAGGTCGGCGGGCCGGGTTATGTGCTTGAACCTGCCCAGTGCACACCGTTCTACCAGTTCTTCTCGGGTGAGATCGTCAATTTGGATGACCTACCGGTTAAAATATACGATAGAAGTGGATGGACTTGGAGATGGGAGGGCAAAGCTACTAGAGGGCTTGAGAGGACTATAGAGTTCTTCAGGCTGGAAGCCGTCTGGATGGCTGAACCTAAGGAGGTGGCTAGGATAAGGGATGAGATAGCAGATAGATCCATGGAGCTTGCCGATAAGATTCTAGACCTGGAGGTCAGAATGGTCGTCGGAGCACCTTTCTACATGAGCAGCGATGAAGCCTCTAAAACGCAAGTAGACATATCCAGCAGCGAGAAGGTGCCTACTCTAGACTTAGAAGCTTGGCTCCCCTATAGAGGCTCTAGAGAGGATTCTGAATGGCTTGAGATAGGAGCATACTCATGCCACAGGGACAAGTACGTGAAAAGCTTCAGGGTTAAGGAGGCTAAAGGGAGGGATGTATGGACCGGATGTGCAGGATTCGGAATGACTCGATGGGTAACCGCTTTTCTAGCTCAGAAAGGCTTTAACCCCGACGGCTGGCCCAGCGAGGTCAGACAGAGGATCGGTAAACTACCTGAGCCGGTGAAGACTGTTACATGGCCTAGAGGCTAA